In a genomic window of Tripterygium wilfordii isolate XIE 37 chromosome 8, ASM1340144v1, whole genome shotgun sequence:
- the LOC120003579 gene encoding beta-amyrin 11-oxidase-like: MELFNNKLDLFVAVVVSVDVCGLVYWLMKNANELYYCLRKKNLPPGDMGWPLIGNTLSFSRAFNSANPESFLENLVSRYVRVWKNGCIQDSFAWETIDHGLMVTLPELNKAVLTDDKNFVLSYPGLPEILGKRSLATIHGAEHKHLHRLTTAPINGNEALSMYVELIEDVVTASFDGWASMNKPIELLVELKRATFKVVTYIFFGGGGYSNVAPLTQLFSDLAGGIFSRPINLPGFAYNKALKARRRMVEIVNGAIEERKIENKSGVDFSKEKKSMLDLLLEVEDEDGDKMDNITIIDLLGSLVFGGHEA, from the exons ATGGAGTTATTCAACAACAAGCTAGATTTGTTTGTTGCAGTGGTAGTGAGTGTTGATGTTTGTGGTTTGGTGTATTGGTTGATGAAGAATGCAAATGAATTGTATTACTGTTTGCGGAAGAAGAATTTGCCTCCAGGAGACATGGGATGGCCTCTCATTGGAAACACACTGTCCTTCTCAAGAGCCTTCAATTCTGCTAATCCTGAATCCTTCCTTGAGAACTTGGTTTCAAGgtatgtgcgt GTATGGAAGAATGGGTGTATACAAGACTcatttgcttgggaaaccattGATCATGGACTCATGGTTACTCTGCCTGAATTGAACAAGGCAGTCCTAACAGATGATAAAAATTTCGTACTCTCTTATCCAGGTCTGCCTGAAATTCTCGGGAAGAGGTCATTAGCTACTATTCACGGAGCCGAGCACAAGCATTTACATAGGCTAACAACTGCTCCGATCAATGGCAATGAGGCGCTATCCATGTATGTCGAGCTTATCGAGGATGTTGTGACGGCTTCATTCGATGGATGGGCGAGCATGAACAAACCCATCGAGCTTCTGGTTGAATTAAAGCGTGCAACATTCAAGGTCGTAACATACATCTTCTTTGGAGGCGGAGGTTATTCCAATGTTGCACCATTGACACAGTTGTTTAGTGATCTCGCCGGAGGAATCTTCTCCAGGCCTATTAATCTCCCCGGCTTTGCGTATAATAAAGCTCTAAAG GCACGTAGAAGGATGGTGGAGATTGTTAATGGTGCTattgaagagagaaaaattgaaaacaaaagtgGTGTGGACTTCtccaaggaaaagaaaagcatgTTAGATTTATTGTTGGAAGtggaagatgaagatggtgataaaatggacaatattaCCATCATTGACTTACTAGGTTCATTGGTGTTTGGAGGCCATGAAGCTTGA
- the LOC120004608 gene encoding uncharacterized protein LOC120004608 has translation MSTISSKSRGKRSIDKSSVPPLPGQTSSAPPVPVQTSSVRTSVIQTSSVAPLPVHTPSVPTPVSDPSHVERRSSVRRHIRGPHIHTDDVVIPTGATRASDGVGGTAYFLAKGNDRKRGRGACNSAKVSGIVRTSRKKIRVELDVHHGRPIGQNVSSLFSHQIGAIIRTSLPTDHFDPRVSEYVGKLFSKIFREFKYELHTYFKDFDTKEEAKQNPPLEWYNRSIEQWGTLCDHFSDPAFVNQCNANKENRSKKKYEHHGGSKPFSLRYEKLVEEGSQFPEIDTFSEAYTNKAGEWTSDVAKTHYEEMIVKKNALLEQLATHYPDGTPAESITVPTEAGREIMMETLGVRPGREVRGLGFGRYRDLGTSSTQRSTSSSRLRELEQQLAAEKEARLEDRRSHKAEMQSIVNFMRGIAAKIPGVRIPPGFNAACEDDGTTSLD, from the exons ATGTCCACGATTTCTTCGAAGAGTCGTGGGAAGCGTTCTATCGATAAGTCATCAGTGCCTCCTCTTCCAGGTCAGACATCATCAGCACCTCCAGTACCAGTCCAAACATCATCAGTGCGTACTTCAGTGATCCAGACATCATCAGTGGCTCCTTTACCAGTCCACACACCTTCAGTGCCTACTCCAGTGAGTGATCCATCTCATGTTGAGCGTAGGAGCTCAGTCCGACGTCATATTAGAGGGCCACACATTCATACAGATGATGTCGTCATTCCTACTGGTGCGACACGTGCTTCAGATGGTGTTGGTG GTACTGCCTACTTTCTTGCAAAGGGAAATGATCGTAAGAGAGGACGTGGGGCTTGCAACTCTGCAAAGGTCTCAGGCATAGTGCGGACCAGCAGGAAAAAGATCCGAGTGGAGCTTGATGTCCATCATGGGCGGCCTATAGGACAAAATGTGTCCTCCTTATTTTCACATCAGATTGGGGCCATAATTAGGACTTCACTCCCCACGGATCACTTCGATCCACGTGTTTCAGAATATGTGGGCAAGTTGTTCTCGAAGATCTTTCGTGAGTTCAAGTACGAATTGCACACTTATTTCAAGGATTTTGATACGAAAGAGGAGGCCAAGCAGAACCCTCCGTTAGAGTGGTACAACAGGTCTATTGAGCAATGGGGTACTCTATGTGATCATTTTTCTGACCCCGCTTTTGTG AATCAATGCAATGCTAACAAAGAAAATCGAAGTAAAAAGAAATATGAACATCACGGTGGATCCAAACCTTTCTCTTTGAGATATGAGAAACTTGTTGAG GAAGGTTCACAATTTCCAGAGATCGATACATTTAGTGAGGCCTATACAAATAAGGCCGGGGAGTGGACAAGTGATGTAGCGAAGACTCATTAT gAAGAGATGATAGTAAAGAAGAATGCTCTGTTAGAGCAGTTGGCTACACATTATCCTGATGGCACACCAGCTGAGAGTATCACTGTACCTACGGAGGCCGGACGAGAGATTATGATGGAGACACTGGGTGTTAGGCCTGGTAGGGAGGTTCGTGGCCTGGGATTTGGGAGGTATAGAGACCTTGGTACATCATCTACTCAAAGGTCTACATCATCTTCTCGCTTACGTGAGTTGGAGCAGCAGTTAGCTGCTGAGAAGGAGGCTAGATTGGAGGATCGTCGATCACATAAAGCTGAGATGCAGAGTATCGTGAACTTCATGCGTGGTATCGCTGCTAAGATTCCAGGTGTGAGAATTCCACCCGGGTTTAATGCAGCATGTGAGGATGATGGCACAACTTCCTTAGATTAG
- the LOC120003476 gene encoding 60S ribosomal protein L3-2-like, whose protein sequence is MSHRKFEHPRHGSLAFLPRKRASRHRGKVKAFPKDDPTKACWLTAFLGYKAGMTHIVREVEKPGSKLHKRETCEAVTVIETPPMVVVGVVGYAKTARGLRTLNTVWAQHLSEDVKRRFYKNWCKSKKKAFTKYSKKYESEEGNKDIQVQLEKLKKYCSVIRVIAHTQIRKMKGLKQKKAHMMEIQVNGGDVAKKVDFAYSLFEKQFPVDAVFQKDDMIDIIGVTKGKGYEGVVTRWGVTRLPRKTHRGLRKVACIGAWHPARVSFTVARAGQNGYHHRTEMNKKVYKLGKAGDESHSAITEYDRTEKEITPMGGFPHYGVVNKDYLLIKGCCVGPKKRVVTLRQSLLKQTSRVALEEIKLKFIDTSSKFGHGRFQTTQEKAKFYGQLKA, encoded by the exons ATGTCGCATCGTAAATTTGAGCACCCAAGACATGGCTCCTTAGCATTTCTTCCGAGAAAGAGAGCTAGTCGTCACAGAGGAAAAG TGAAGGCCTTTCCCAAAGATGATCCAACAAAAGCATGCTGGCTAACTGCCTTCCTTGGTTATAAGGCTGGAATGACCCATATTGTCAGGGAAGTCGAGAAACCGGGATCAA AGCTCCACAAAAGGGAAACATGTGAAGCTGTTACGGTCATCGAAACTCCACCAATGGTGGTGGTTGGGGTTGTTGGCTATGCGAAGACAGCCCGTGGTCTCCGTACTTTAAATACTGTTTGGGCACAGCATTTGAGTGAGGACGTAAAGAGGAGGTTCTACAAGAATTGGTGCAAGTCCAAGAAGAAGGCTTTCACGAAGTACTCTAAAAAGTATGAATCTGAAGAGGGGAATAAGGACATTCAGGTGCAATTGGAGAAGCTGAAGAAGTATTGTTCTGTAATTCGTGTCATAGCTCACACCCAG ATCAGGAAGATGAAAGGTCTGAAGCAGAAGAAAGCACATATGATGGAGATCCAGGTGAACGGAGGAGATGTTGCCAAGAAAGTTGACTTTGCTTACAGCCTCTTTGAGAAGCAATTCCCTGTTGATGCTGTCTTCCAGAAAGATGATATGATAGATATAATTGGAGTGACCAAGGGAAAGGGATATGAAGGTGTTgtaacccgttggggtgtcacCCGTCTGCCCCGCAAGACCCACCGTGGTCTTCGCAAGGTTGCTTGTATAGGTGCTTGGCACCCAGCTAGGGTTTCTTTTACTGTGGCAAGGGCTGGGCAGAACGGTTACCATCACCGTACTGAGATGAACAAGAAAGTATATAAGCTTGGGAAGGCTGGCGATGAGTCCCATTCTGCTATCACTGAATATGACAG GACTGAGAAAGAGATTACACCAATGGGAGGGTTCCCCCACTATGGCGTAGTTAACAAGGATTACTTGCTGATCAAGGGCTGCTGTGTTGGCCCAAAGAAGCGAGTGGTGACCTTGAGGCAGTCGCTATTGAAGCAAACATCCAGGGTTGCTTTGGAGGAGATTAAGCTCAAGTTCATTGATACATCATCCAAGTTTGGCCATGGCCGGTTCCAGACAACCCAGGAAAAGGCCAAGTTCTATGGTCAGCTGAAGGCCTGA
- the LOC120003217 gene encoding uncharacterized protein LOC120003217, whose product MNELGSERSKQWNMYTSLDSSPSQTGAPWKSFGNSMNAISFGFVATAILISMFLIMAIFEHLFRPNPSLSSPREVRNSSPESGVLPQKLGDPQTAPMSSASHFSVVMPGQQYPTYIAQPAPLPCLREDICWPSHEHNIVLY is encoded by the exons ATGAACGAGCTTGGTTCCGAGAGATCGAAGCAATGGAACATGTATACTAGTTTAGACTCCAGTCCATCTCAGACAGGAGCTCCATGGAAAAGCTTTGGGAATTCCATGAATGCCATTTCTTTTGGTTTCGTTGCGACGGCTATCTTGATATCAATGTTTCTTATCATGGCAATCTTTGAACACCTGTTCCGGCCAAACCCTTCTCTCTCTTCGCCTCGTGAAGTGAGGAACAGCTCTCCAGAATCAGGAGTACTCCCACAGAAACTTGGGGATCCACAAACA GCACCTATGTCTTCTGCATCCCATTTTTCAGTGGTGATGCCAGGACAGCAATATCCGACCTACATTGCTCAACCAGCTCCGCTACCTTGTCTGAGGGAAGACATTTGTTGGCCGTCCCATGAACATAATATTGTACTTTATTAG